A segment of the Triticum urartu cultivar G1812 chromosome 1, Tu2.1, whole genome shotgun sequence genome:
GTCTCCATATGATCGATCCACGTCTATATGACTATGTAAATTTATCTTCATTTGGGTTTTGGGTGTTCTTTTATAGTTTGGGGTGATGCGGATTTCTTTGTTGGTTTGAGTTTTAGTGTTTGTTGTGTAAAATGGTGATCGGCTTGagattcaaaaaattgaaatggAGCTTGCTGTTTGGAAACAGACCTCACAAGGGTCATTTCCCTTGTCAAAGATAAAACTGTTGGACCCCTATTGCCTTCGCACATCATGTATATTTTTTTCAATAAAGACATTTTTATTAACTTAAAATGTGACATCAAGCGGATAAAAACATATACTGAATAACACCCCGTCTCTGCATACATAAAGGGGTTATTTGGATAGTGTCTTCGGCTTTGTGCCTGCAAGAAGTTCGTGCCTTGGTTTTGCCTGGTATATTGGTGTTTATGTACCCGGTCAGGCTAGCCTGGACCATATTTCTTCAGGGTAGCAAGCAAACACACTCCAGGCATTTCCCAGGGATGCTCCAGGCCAGGCAATTTCTAACCAGGACATGATCCGaacacccttaaaatgcacataGCCAATACCACATGTCACGACCTGTGGCTGGTGGTGCTACCACGCGCGCCTCGTAGCTCTACCCCATACTATCAACCTCCTTCATGTCCATGTCCTTCATTGGCGACGCCATGGACCGTCTCCTGCCAGGTCCTAGctcaccctcactgacacgtctCTCGAATTTGACTGTTGCAAGGCAAATGCACAAAGCAAATGTGAACTGAAATTCTAGAGGACTGAACGTTCTCCCTATCACAACGTGGTATGCTACTTTCTCCGCCTTGGTTTATACTACCTCGTATTTGTGTCAAATTTTAACCATAGACAGCGTGTTTGTTTCGCGGGAGTTTGTATTGGGGAATGGGAGTTCGTGCGGTGCAGGACTTAAAATCCCTTGTATGGTTGGAGGACATGGGAATTAAAGAAGGTAGGGGAAAGGGAATTAAGGGGTCCAACTCCCCCGAATCACTTCCGTGATGGGGGGCTAGTAATTGAGTTGGGGAATGGGAAGTGTGAAAATTGTTTGTTGTCCACGCCCCGCCAACAAAAGAAACTTTAATTCCCTCTTAAATTCCCACAAACTATCCTCACCCATACGAGTGAATTGCAAGAAACCATCACATTTGGGGCTTATCTTGCAGAAAACAACGTGGTCGCTAATCATTTGCAAAAGCCACCGCGGATTCAGTAACAGTTTTGCAGATTGCAATGAACATGTCATTTGGCTCGGTTGAGGGCGTTTCCGACATGTGGGGCCCAATATGCGTGACATGGCGTAACGGACGCGCTGACGGCGCCGTTTGCTTAAGACGGACGCGGTCGGGTCGCCAGAGACAGACCGCCCGCGCCCGACCACATCTCGCTCGATTTCTCTGCTCTCCCGCTCGCTCTCTCTGCTCCCACACTCGCTCGCTCCCCTCCCATTTGCTCCTCTCCTCTCCGGTCACCGCcggccgccgtccgccatggtGTCCTGGACCGACAGTGAGAGCACAGACGGCTCCGCCGCGCAGTACATCTCCTCCGACGACTCCTCTGTCAAGGTCAGAACATTCTATTCCTCATTTCTGTTCTAGGGTTTGTAGGGTTGAACATTTGCTCGATTTGAACACGTTTTTGTTGGATTTCTCAGATCCCAGCTACAATTGATGAGCCGTCGTTCGAGGGTCTTGCTGACGACTTGAATGTGATTTGTGAGCATGGGAATCCAGGGAGGAAGTATGTTGCATTTGAGGGGATAAGCACTGGTAGGAGGTTCATTGCTTGTGCCACTGAAGTAAGTTTTAAGTTGTGTTTGCAGCATTCCAATTCTTGTTCTAGGGTTTGTAGTAATTGTTCCTGTTCTAGGGTTCATAGTTACTGTTCATGTTCTAGGGTTCATAGTTACTACTCATGTTCTAGGGTTTATAGTTACTGAATTTAGTTCTAGGATTCATAGGTAGTGTTCTTAGTTGTAGTTTTCATAATTATTCATCATTAAATGAATGTGATTCTGGTACATTAACAGAATCAGCTATTTAACTGAATCTGTAAGTAATGTCTGTATTTTTGAACTGATTTTTTCTATTGTAGGGTGTTGCAAATTGTGGATTAGTGCAGTGGATAGATGAGCATTGGCCAGAGCATCTACAGAATGCTATTCATAAGCTTTGGCTTATGTATGAGCATAGCCAGCATGAAAACAGGATGTCATGCCTGGAGCATGCAAGCACTGTACACAATCTCACACGGTAGAAAAAAGAGTTGCAGGAGACATATGAGAAGCTTGTTGAAGATGTGAACAACCTCTTGGATTATAAGGATAGTCAGCCTGAGGTAAACCAGAAGAATGATGCTGACAACATTTCAGTTAGTGTGGAAAGCAGCATGACAAAGGATGCTGAGATAAAAAAATTAAAGGCTGTTGTTGACCAGTTAAAGCAAATTCATGTAGCTCAAGCCACTGTCATTAGGAATTTGAAGTTCAACCATCTTAAGGAGAAGGAAAAGTTGAGCTCTGATAAGAGGACTTTGGAGATTTTCTATGCTGACCTGAAGAAAGAGAAGGATGACCTGAAGAAAGAGAAGGATAAGTTGGATTGTTGCATTGCTGAGCTGATGAAAGTGAAGGAGAAGTTGACCATGGAGAAGAGTACTCTTGCTTCCTGCATTGTTGAGCTCAAGACAGCAGGTGATAGCAACAAGAGGAAGCTTCACCAGATTAAGGCTATTTGTGATGAGGACTAATTTGTGTTGCTGTCTGACCATGTGTGTCAATGATGTCTTTTGTAGTAGCTATGGAGGAAAGCTTGTAATGTGTTAAGCTTTATTGTGGTGAACTCTATTATGTCTGTAGCAATGAACCTTGGATTGTATGTTGTTTGTGAGAGTACTATGTTTGTGATGAATTATCAGCTTCTATTAAGTTCAGTTTGTGATGAATTAACAACTTGGATTATAGCAAGTAGATAGTGAACATAGATAGCAAGTTCATAGTGCATAGATAGTCTGACATAGATAGTGGCATCCTAACATAGATAATAGCTGCATAGATAGTCTGACATAGATAGTGGCATACTAACATAGATAGTAGCTGCATAGATAGTCTTACATAGATAGTGGCATACTAATTAGATAGTAGCTGCATAGATACAACTGACATAGATAGAACTGGCAAACTAACATATTGACGAAACTGAACTTTTTCTTCTTCTAACGAAACTGAAGACAGCATGTCACTCCTCCTTCTTCAGCATCTTCAGGCGTAGGGAGCACCGCAC
Coding sequences within it:
- the LOC125534113 gene encoding uncharacterized protein LOC125534113, which codes for MVSWTDSESTDGSAAQYISSDDSSVKIPATIDEPSFEGLADDLNVICEHGNPGRKYVAFEGISTGRRFIACATEGVANCGLVQWIDEHWPEHLQNAIHKLWLMYEHSQHENRMSCLEHASTETYEKLVEDVNNLLDYKDSQPEVNQKNDADNISVSVESSMTKDAEIKKLKAVVDQLKQIHVAQATVIRNLKFNHLKEKEKLSSDKRTLEIFYADLKKEKDDLKKEKDKLDCCIAELMKVKEKLTMEKSTLASCIVELKTAGDSNKRKLHQIKAICDED